A single window of Engraulis encrasicolus isolate BLACKSEA-1 chromosome 20, IST_EnEncr_1.0, whole genome shotgun sequence DNA harbors:
- the LOC134435758 gene encoding uncharacterized protein LOC134435758 isoform X2, protein MANSTCACSDLANANERLAKANMTIETLRSDIRRLQCEVVIKSHNTTLKHQTSNTSANLTTLSFFPSHSKHQPKSPPNPPCSTPARRSWTEVPKPLPQRVRPRSRRTLATPRQITREQPAHSEPRRPSTVLIGSSMVRHVTLRNAQTWCLPGALVADVQSNVPDALSQYPTATTLIVHAGSNDIRLQQSKKLESDFLSLINTLRSTGKKYAISGPIPSVCFSAFQFSRIRQLHVWLMRHCRQEAIPYVDNFSAFWNRRNLFARDGRHLNRSGARLLATNLELTLEAHRSLD, encoded by the exons atggccaactctacctgcgcctgcagtgatctagctaatgctaatgaaagactagccaaagccaacatgacgattgaaacacttagaagtgacattcgccggctacaatgcgaggtagtcataaaatcccataacaccacgttgaaacaccaaaccagtaatactagcgccaacctaactacactatcttttttccccagccacagcaaacaccagccgaagtcccccccgaatccaccgtgctccactcccgcgcgtcgtagctggacggag gtgcccaagcctctaccacaaagagtgcgacccagaagccgccggaccctcgctacccccaggcaaatcacccgagagcagcctgcccattcagaaccccggcgaccatcaacagtcctcataggatcttcgatggttcgccacgtaaccctacgaaacgcccagacgtggtgcctacctggagctctcgtagccgatgtccagtcgaatgtgccggacgcgctgtcacagtatcctactgccacaactctcatcgtccacgcaggctccaatgacatccggctgcagcagtctaaaaaacttgagtccgatttcctctctcttattaatacccttcgcagcactggaaaaaaatacgctatctcaggccccatcccctctgtttgtttctctgccttccagttctcccgaatccgccaactgcacgtctggctgatgagacactgccgccaagaagccattccctacgttgacaacttctccgctttctggaaccgcagaaacctcttcgcacgagatggaaggcacttaaacagatctggcgctcgtctcctcgcgaccaacctagagctgaccctcgaagcccatcggtccttggattga
- the LOC134435758 gene encoding uncharacterized protein LOC134435758 isoform X1, producing MANSTCACSDLANANERLAKANMTIETLRSDIRRLQCEVVIKSHNTTLKHQTSNTSANLTTLSFFPSHSKHQPKSPPNPPCSTPARRSWTEVVNGGRGVLQKCSPPLVTSNRFSVLDSVIDAETDPVPPSHQVPKPLPQRVRPRSRRTLATPRQITREQPAHSEPRRPSTVLIGSSMVRHVTLRNAQTWCLPGALVADVQSNVPDALSQYPTATTLIVHAGSNDIRLQQSKKLESDFLSLINTLRSTGKKYAISGPIPSVCFSAFQFSRIRQLHVWLMRHCRQEAIPYVDNFSAFWNRRNLFARDGRHLNRSGARLLATNLELTLEAHRSLD from the coding sequence atggccaactctacctgcgcctgcagtgatctagctaatgctaatgaaagactagccaaagccaacatgacgattgaaacacttagaagtgacattcgccggctacaatgcgaggtagtcataaaatcccataacaccacgttgaaacaccaaaccagtaatactagcgccaacctaactacactatcttttttccccagccacagcaaacaccagccgaagtcccccccgaatccaccgtgctccactcccgcgcgtcgtagctggacggaggtggttaacggcggcaggggagtactgcagaaatgttcaccacctctagtgactagcaatcgtttttctgtacttgactcagtcatcgatgcagaaactgaccctgtccccccctcccaccaggtgcccaagcctctaccacaaagagtgcgacccagaagccgccggaccctcgctacccccaggcaaatcacccgagagcagcctgcccattcagaaccccggcgaccatcaacagtcctcataggatcttcgatggttcgccacgtaaccctacgaaacgcccagacgtggtgcctacctggagctctcgtagccgatgtccagtcgaatgtgccggacgcgctgtcacagtatcctactgccacaactctcatcgtccacgcaggctccaatgacatccggctgcagcagtctaaaaaacttgagtccgatttcctctctcttattaatacccttcgcagcactggaaaaaaatacgctatctcaggccccatcccctctgtttgtttctctgccttccagttctcccgaatccgccaactgcacgtctggctgatgagacactgccgccaagaagccattccctacgttgacaacttctccgctttctggaaccgcagaaacctcttcgcacgagatggaaggcacttaaacagatctggcgctcgtctcctcgcgaccaacctagagctgaccctcgaagcccatcggtccttggattga